In the genome of Neodiprion pinetum isolate iyNeoPine1 chromosome 2, iyNeoPine1.2, whole genome shotgun sequence, one region contains:
- the LOC124212395 gene encoding DENN domain-containing protein 1C isoform X2, protein MGSRLRENVRHLFECFCEVAAPVADKDPWLLQRFPESFSEEEILKSVPKFAYPCSFENVLVQHFSFVLTSIDSKWTFGFCRHDPKTETALVILSALPWHETFYKLLNHIAVITASGKDGDLWKFLQDVYSKGVPAPGASLTIPLPDPSVVFVCQSPKQFQLPSIPENRNLTEYYSAIDSHNMMMVFASMLYERRIIFTSKRLSRLSACVQACNALIYPMIWQHIYIPVLPLALMDYLLAPMPFLIGVPAPILERVRQSDLGEVVILDADNNTIQSPFDDLESLPQDVIINLRRALRNRAALLGDGVSRAFLRALVQLTAGYREALTLQQGERITFDEKAFVDSRPSSMQPFLRKMLELQIFQQFIEERLHMLNSGLGFSDEFEMEALNYSEKSGSKFRQQYREWSYAMRKEGSAFFRSVKDKVKEKGKDMKTAYKGLRWKGRTNRQESGMRYQQPRSAPSSPTLDRRPVAFASPSKPPAGYTATTSYRKDLRFRNTAVPDTSRKQYSPLSPSSPEETDYPVERLDIDLMNELRDVIYPNTPPVDRTLKPVRSLDSLRSAWSGRLRHGPLPSDTSIATDIYEASRTSNSFYSSTLESSSTSSNAQCTTNHKLLEPGTPLNSATFDTLLDISDTSTTNSSSNINGNDTSSPSSIRSLFNLKNSDSIPFASLGTEDQASNSSRMDNLVEKSTRDSHEFVNLTNPFVNKSISHNQSLLEHDDDQNKSGENSKTIAHVVQDSENSFHRENQSLLRISWFNNLLDANLNITDPSSQLIADDPFDTSQILNPFHPQNPLLIHPISLKPSPTSIQPLPPLNNQHYSAQAKDTPEPHDLIRLDSTNSDDEFDPLLSKSVKSNSAKQMTQSLHLPQMGEGLTNPLYPYFLPQHKAREDLDLLQEYGLDFNKFNLANGPSSAMTTSCNHTIQESSTTASFNTTTVKTQNNWTKFE, encoded by the exons ATGGGATCCAGACTGAG AGAAAATGTGCGACACCTGTTCGAGTGTTTCTGCGAAGTTGCTGCGCCTGTTGCGGACAAAGATCCCTGGCTACTTCAGAGGTTCCCTGAATCATTTTCCGAAGAAGAAATACTTAAATCTGTTCCTAAATTTGCGTACCCTTGTAGTTTCGAAAA CGTTCTTGTTCAGCACTTTTCATTTGTATTGACGAGTATCGATTCAAAATGGACGTTTGGATTTTGTCGACACGATCCCAAGACGGAAACGGCATTAGTAATTTTGAGTGCCTTGCCTTGGCACGAAACATTTTACAA ATTGTTGAATCATATTGCGGTAATAACTGCAAGCGGCAAAGATGGAGATCTTTGGAAATTCCTTCAAGATGTTTATAGCAAGGGTGTTCCTGCTCCTGGAGCTTCGCTCACCATTCCTCTTCCAGATCCTAGTGTT gtaTTTGTTTGTCAAAGCCCAAAACAATTTCAGTTGCCTAGTATACCAGAAAAT AGAAATTTGACTGAGTATTATAGCGCCATTGATTCGCACAATATGATGATGGTGTTTGCCTCCATGCTCTATGAAAGACGTATTATATTTACTTCGAAAAGGTTGTCAAGGCTGAGCGCCTGCGTTCAAGCCTGCAACGCCCTTATCTACCCGATGATTTGGCAGCACATATATATCCCTGTTTTGCCATTGGCTCTGATGGATTATTTGCTAGCTCCGATGCCTTTCCTCATCGGTGTGCCAGCGCCCATACTTGAg aGAGTGCGTCAAAGCGATTTGGGTGAAGTAGTAATCCTTGATGCCGACAACAACACTATCCAATCCCCGTTTGACGATCTGGAGTCCTTGCCTCAAGATGTG ATAATTAATCTCAGAAGAGCACTGCGTAACAGAGCTGCGTTGCTTGGCGATGGAGTGTCAAGGGCATTTCTACGCGCATTAGTTCAATTGACGGCTGGTTACAGAGAGGCTCTAACTCTCCAGCAAGGGGAACGTATAACGTTTGATGAAAAGGCCTTCGTAGACAGTCGGCCCTCGTCGATGCAACCCTTTCTTCGTAAAATGCTGgaattacaaatatttcaacaa TTTATAGAAGAACGTTTACACATGCTCAATTCCGGTCTCGGTTTCTCTGATGAATTCGAAATGGAGGCTCTTAATTATTCGGAAAAATCTGGCAGTAAATTTCGACAGCAGTATCGTGAATGGTCGTACGCAATGCGTAAGGAGGGCTCTGCATTTTTTCGAAGCGTCAAAGATAAG GTCAAGGAGAAGGGTAAAGACATGAAAACTGCATACAAAGGCTTACGCTGGAAAG GTCGAACAAATAGACAAGAAAGCGGCATGAGATACCAACAGCCCAGGTCAGCTCCAAGCTCTCCTACGTTGGATAGAAGACCTGTTGCATTTGCGTCTCCTTCGAAACCACCTGCCGGCTACACGGCAACGACTAGCTATCGAAAAGACCTTCGTTTCCGAAACACTGCTGTACCCGACACAAG CAGGAAGCAATATTCTCCATTGAGTCCCAGTTCACCCGAGGAAACAGATTATCCAGTTGAAAGGCTAGACATAGATCTGATGAACGAACTTCGAGATGTTATTTATCCTAATACTCCACCTGTCGATAGAACG TTGAAGCCAGTGCGCAGTTTAGACAGCTTGAGGTCTGCATGGAGTGGGCGCTTGCGGCACGGCCCTCTTCCCTCCGACACTTCCATTGCCACCGACATTTATGAAGCCTCCCGTACTTCAAATTCCTTCTATTCCTCCACCCTAGAATCATCCTCGACTAGTTCCAATGCTCAATGCACAACAAATCACAAACTGCTAGAACCCGGCACGCCATTGAATTCTGCAACTTTTGATACCCTGCTAGATATTTCCGATACTTCAACTACTAATAGCAGCTCTAACATTAACGGAAATGACACGTCAAGTCCGTCTTCGATCAGATCTttgttcaatttgaaaaattcggaCAGTATTCCATTCGCTTCACTTGGGACCGAAGATCAGGCGTCCAACAGTTCTAGAATGGATAATCTTGTGGAGAAATCTACTCGCGATTCTCACGAATTTGTCAATCTGACCAATCCGTTCGTTAACAAAAGCATATCTCATAATCAGAGTTTGTTGGAACATGACGATGACCAAAATAAAAGTGGAGAAAATTCAAAGACTATCGCACACGTCGTGCAAGATTcggaaaattcttttcatcgTGAAAACCAATCTTTGTTACGGATTTCTTGGTTTAATAATCTATTGGATGCTAATTTGAATATTACAGATCCTAGCTCGCAATTAATTGCTGACGATCCATTTGACACAAGCCAAATACTGAACCCTTTCCACCCACAGAACCCATTGTTAATTCATCCCATCAGCCTAAAGCCGAGTCCGACCAGCATTCAACCACTCCCTCCATTAAATAATCAGCATTACTCTGCACAGGCTAAG GATACACCAGAGCCCCACGATTTAATCAGACTAGATTCAACGAATAGCGATGATGAGTTTGACCCACTTTTATCAAAGTCTGTAAAGAGTAACAGCGCCAAACAAATGACTCAGTCATTGCATCTTCCACAGATGGGAGAAGGTCTGACAAATCCTTTATATCCGTACTTTTTACCACAGCATAAAGCTAGGGAGGATCTTGATTTACTCCAGGAGTATGGTCttgattttaataaatttaatctAGCCAACGGCCCGTCTTCCGCAATGACTACATCGTGTAATCACACAATACAAGAATCTAGCACAACTGCTTCGTTCAATACAACCACTGTTAAGACACAGAATAATTGgacaaaatttgaatga
- the LOC124212395 gene encoding DENN domain-containing protein 1C isoform X1, with protein MGSRLRENVRHLFECFCEVAAPVADKDPWLLQRFPESFSEEEILKSVPKFAYPCSFENVLVQHFSFVLTSIDSKWTFGFCRHDPKTETALVILSALPWHETFYKLLNHIAVITASGKDGDLWKFLQDVYSKGVPAPGASLTIPLPDPSVVFVCQSPKQFQLPSIPENRNLTEYYSAIDSHNMMMVFASMLYERRIIFTSKRLSRLSACVQACNALIYPMIWQHIYIPVLPLALMDYLLAPMPFLIGVPAPILERVRQSDLGEVVILDADNNTIQSPFDDLESLPQDVIINLRRALRNRAALLGDGVSRAFLRALVQLTAGYREALTLQQGERITFDEKAFVDSRPSSMQPFLRKMLELQIFQQFIEERLHMLNSGLGFSDEFEMEALNYSEKSGSKFRQQYREWSYAMRKEGSAFFRSVKDKANPAVKSAVKSVKEKGKDMKTAYKGLRWKGRTNRQESGMRYQQPRSAPSSPTLDRRPVAFASPSKPPAGYTATTSYRKDLRFRNTAVPDTSRKQYSPLSPSSPEETDYPVERLDIDLMNELRDVIYPNTPPVDRTLKPVRSLDSLRSAWSGRLRHGPLPSDTSIATDIYEASRTSNSFYSSTLESSSTSSNAQCTTNHKLLEPGTPLNSATFDTLLDISDTSTTNSSSNINGNDTSSPSSIRSLFNLKNSDSIPFASLGTEDQASNSSRMDNLVEKSTRDSHEFVNLTNPFVNKSISHNQSLLEHDDDQNKSGENSKTIAHVVQDSENSFHRENQSLLRISWFNNLLDANLNITDPSSQLIADDPFDTSQILNPFHPQNPLLIHPISLKPSPTSIQPLPPLNNQHYSAQAKDTPEPHDLIRLDSTNSDDEFDPLLSKSVKSNSAKQMTQSLHLPQMGEGLTNPLYPYFLPQHKAREDLDLLQEYGLDFNKFNLANGPSSAMTTSCNHTIQESSTTASFNTTTVKTQNNWTKFE; from the exons ATGGGATCCAGACTGAG AGAAAATGTGCGACACCTGTTCGAGTGTTTCTGCGAAGTTGCTGCGCCTGTTGCGGACAAAGATCCCTGGCTACTTCAGAGGTTCCCTGAATCATTTTCCGAAGAAGAAATACTTAAATCTGTTCCTAAATTTGCGTACCCTTGTAGTTTCGAAAA CGTTCTTGTTCAGCACTTTTCATTTGTATTGACGAGTATCGATTCAAAATGGACGTTTGGATTTTGTCGACACGATCCCAAGACGGAAACGGCATTAGTAATTTTGAGTGCCTTGCCTTGGCACGAAACATTTTACAA ATTGTTGAATCATATTGCGGTAATAACTGCAAGCGGCAAAGATGGAGATCTTTGGAAATTCCTTCAAGATGTTTATAGCAAGGGTGTTCCTGCTCCTGGAGCTTCGCTCACCATTCCTCTTCCAGATCCTAGTGTT gtaTTTGTTTGTCAAAGCCCAAAACAATTTCAGTTGCCTAGTATACCAGAAAAT AGAAATTTGACTGAGTATTATAGCGCCATTGATTCGCACAATATGATGATGGTGTTTGCCTCCATGCTCTATGAAAGACGTATTATATTTACTTCGAAAAGGTTGTCAAGGCTGAGCGCCTGCGTTCAAGCCTGCAACGCCCTTATCTACCCGATGATTTGGCAGCACATATATATCCCTGTTTTGCCATTGGCTCTGATGGATTATTTGCTAGCTCCGATGCCTTTCCTCATCGGTGTGCCAGCGCCCATACTTGAg aGAGTGCGTCAAAGCGATTTGGGTGAAGTAGTAATCCTTGATGCCGACAACAACACTATCCAATCCCCGTTTGACGATCTGGAGTCCTTGCCTCAAGATGTG ATAATTAATCTCAGAAGAGCACTGCGTAACAGAGCTGCGTTGCTTGGCGATGGAGTGTCAAGGGCATTTCTACGCGCATTAGTTCAATTGACGGCTGGTTACAGAGAGGCTCTAACTCTCCAGCAAGGGGAACGTATAACGTTTGATGAAAAGGCCTTCGTAGACAGTCGGCCCTCGTCGATGCAACCCTTTCTTCGTAAAATGCTGgaattacaaatatttcaacaa TTTATAGAAGAACGTTTACACATGCTCAATTCCGGTCTCGGTTTCTCTGATGAATTCGAAATGGAGGCTCTTAATTATTCGGAAAAATCTGGCAGTAAATTTCGACAGCAGTATCGTGAATGGTCGTACGCAATGCGTAAGGAGGGCTCTGCATTTTTTCGAAGCGTCAAAGATAAG gcCAATCCCGCAGTCAAATCAGCTGTTAAATCG GTCAAGGAGAAGGGTAAAGACATGAAAACTGCATACAAAGGCTTACGCTGGAAAG GTCGAACAAATAGACAAGAAAGCGGCATGAGATACCAACAGCCCAGGTCAGCTCCAAGCTCTCCTACGTTGGATAGAAGACCTGTTGCATTTGCGTCTCCTTCGAAACCACCTGCCGGCTACACGGCAACGACTAGCTATCGAAAAGACCTTCGTTTCCGAAACACTGCTGTACCCGACACAAG CAGGAAGCAATATTCTCCATTGAGTCCCAGTTCACCCGAGGAAACAGATTATCCAGTTGAAAGGCTAGACATAGATCTGATGAACGAACTTCGAGATGTTATTTATCCTAATACTCCACCTGTCGATAGAACG TTGAAGCCAGTGCGCAGTTTAGACAGCTTGAGGTCTGCATGGAGTGGGCGCTTGCGGCACGGCCCTCTTCCCTCCGACACTTCCATTGCCACCGACATTTATGAAGCCTCCCGTACTTCAAATTCCTTCTATTCCTCCACCCTAGAATCATCCTCGACTAGTTCCAATGCTCAATGCACAACAAATCACAAACTGCTAGAACCCGGCACGCCATTGAATTCTGCAACTTTTGATACCCTGCTAGATATTTCCGATACTTCAACTACTAATAGCAGCTCTAACATTAACGGAAATGACACGTCAAGTCCGTCTTCGATCAGATCTttgttcaatttgaaaaattcggaCAGTATTCCATTCGCTTCACTTGGGACCGAAGATCAGGCGTCCAACAGTTCTAGAATGGATAATCTTGTGGAGAAATCTACTCGCGATTCTCACGAATTTGTCAATCTGACCAATCCGTTCGTTAACAAAAGCATATCTCATAATCAGAGTTTGTTGGAACATGACGATGACCAAAATAAAAGTGGAGAAAATTCAAAGACTATCGCACACGTCGTGCAAGATTcggaaaattcttttcatcgTGAAAACCAATCTTTGTTACGGATTTCTTGGTTTAATAATCTATTGGATGCTAATTTGAATATTACAGATCCTAGCTCGCAATTAATTGCTGACGATCCATTTGACACAAGCCAAATACTGAACCCTTTCCACCCACAGAACCCATTGTTAATTCATCCCATCAGCCTAAAGCCGAGTCCGACCAGCATTCAACCACTCCCTCCATTAAATAATCAGCATTACTCTGCACAGGCTAAG GATACACCAGAGCCCCACGATTTAATCAGACTAGATTCAACGAATAGCGATGATGAGTTTGACCCACTTTTATCAAAGTCTGTAAAGAGTAACAGCGCCAAACAAATGACTCAGTCATTGCATCTTCCACAGATGGGAGAAGGTCTGACAAATCCTTTATATCCGTACTTTTTACCACAGCATAAAGCTAGGGAGGATCTTGATTTACTCCAGGAGTATGGTCttgattttaataaatttaatctAGCCAACGGCCCGTCTTCCGCAATGACTACATCGTGTAATCACACAATACAAGAATCTAGCACAACTGCTTCGTTCAATACAACCACTGTTAAGACACAGAATAATTGgacaaaatttgaatga
- the LOC124212395 gene encoding DENN domain-containing protein 1A isoform X3 has product MGSRLRENVRHLFECFCEVAAPVADKDPWLLQRFPESFSEEEILKSVPKFAYPCSFENVLVQHFSFVLTSIDSKWTFGFCRHDPKTETALVILSALPWHETFYKLLNHIAVITASGKDGDLWKFLQDVYSKGVPAPGASLTIPLPDPSVVFVCQSPKQFQLPSIPENRNLTEYYSAIDSHNMMMVFASMLYERRIIFTSKRLSRLSACVQACNALIYPMIWQHIYIPVLPLALMDYLLAPMPFLIGVPAPILERVRQSDLGEVVILDADNNTIQSPFDDLESLPQDVIINLRRALRNRAALLGDGVSRAFLRALVQLTAGYREALTLQQGERITFDEKAFVDSRPSSMQPFLRKMLELQIFQQFIEERLHMLNSGLGFSDEFEMEALNYSEKSGSKFRQQYREWSYAMRKEGSAFFRSVKDKANPAVKSAVKSVKEKGKDMKTAYKGLRWKGRTNRQESGMRYQQPRSAPSSPTLDRRPVAFASPSKPPAGYTATTSYRKDLRFRNTAVPDTSRKQYSPLSPSSPEETDYPVERLDIDLMNELRDVIYPNTPPVDRTDTPEPHDLIRLDSTNSDDEFDPLLSKSVKSNSAKQMTQSLHLPQMGEGLTNPLYPYFLPQHKAREDLDLLQEYGLDFNKFNLANGPSSAMTTSCNHTIQESSTTASFNTTTVKTQNNWTKFE; this is encoded by the exons ATGGGATCCAGACTGAG AGAAAATGTGCGACACCTGTTCGAGTGTTTCTGCGAAGTTGCTGCGCCTGTTGCGGACAAAGATCCCTGGCTACTTCAGAGGTTCCCTGAATCATTTTCCGAAGAAGAAATACTTAAATCTGTTCCTAAATTTGCGTACCCTTGTAGTTTCGAAAA CGTTCTTGTTCAGCACTTTTCATTTGTATTGACGAGTATCGATTCAAAATGGACGTTTGGATTTTGTCGACACGATCCCAAGACGGAAACGGCATTAGTAATTTTGAGTGCCTTGCCTTGGCACGAAACATTTTACAA ATTGTTGAATCATATTGCGGTAATAACTGCAAGCGGCAAAGATGGAGATCTTTGGAAATTCCTTCAAGATGTTTATAGCAAGGGTGTTCCTGCTCCTGGAGCTTCGCTCACCATTCCTCTTCCAGATCCTAGTGTT gtaTTTGTTTGTCAAAGCCCAAAACAATTTCAGTTGCCTAGTATACCAGAAAAT AGAAATTTGACTGAGTATTATAGCGCCATTGATTCGCACAATATGATGATGGTGTTTGCCTCCATGCTCTATGAAAGACGTATTATATTTACTTCGAAAAGGTTGTCAAGGCTGAGCGCCTGCGTTCAAGCCTGCAACGCCCTTATCTACCCGATGATTTGGCAGCACATATATATCCCTGTTTTGCCATTGGCTCTGATGGATTATTTGCTAGCTCCGATGCCTTTCCTCATCGGTGTGCCAGCGCCCATACTTGAg aGAGTGCGTCAAAGCGATTTGGGTGAAGTAGTAATCCTTGATGCCGACAACAACACTATCCAATCCCCGTTTGACGATCTGGAGTCCTTGCCTCAAGATGTG ATAATTAATCTCAGAAGAGCACTGCGTAACAGAGCTGCGTTGCTTGGCGATGGAGTGTCAAGGGCATTTCTACGCGCATTAGTTCAATTGACGGCTGGTTACAGAGAGGCTCTAACTCTCCAGCAAGGGGAACGTATAACGTTTGATGAAAAGGCCTTCGTAGACAGTCGGCCCTCGTCGATGCAACCCTTTCTTCGTAAAATGCTGgaattacaaatatttcaacaa TTTATAGAAGAACGTTTACACATGCTCAATTCCGGTCTCGGTTTCTCTGATGAATTCGAAATGGAGGCTCTTAATTATTCGGAAAAATCTGGCAGTAAATTTCGACAGCAGTATCGTGAATGGTCGTACGCAATGCGTAAGGAGGGCTCTGCATTTTTTCGAAGCGTCAAAGATAAG gcCAATCCCGCAGTCAAATCAGCTGTTAAATCG GTCAAGGAGAAGGGTAAAGACATGAAAACTGCATACAAAGGCTTACGCTGGAAAG GTCGAACAAATAGACAAGAAAGCGGCATGAGATACCAACAGCCCAGGTCAGCTCCAAGCTCTCCTACGTTGGATAGAAGACCTGTTGCATTTGCGTCTCCTTCGAAACCACCTGCCGGCTACACGGCAACGACTAGCTATCGAAAAGACCTTCGTTTCCGAAACACTGCTGTACCCGACACAAG CAGGAAGCAATATTCTCCATTGAGTCCCAGTTCACCCGAGGAAACAGATTATCCAGTTGAAAGGCTAGACATAGATCTGATGAACGAACTTCGAGATGTTATTTATCCTAATACTCCACCTGTCGATAGAACG GATACACCAGAGCCCCACGATTTAATCAGACTAGATTCAACGAATAGCGATGATGAGTTTGACCCACTTTTATCAAAGTCTGTAAAGAGTAACAGCGCCAAACAAATGACTCAGTCATTGCATCTTCCACAGATGGGAGAAGGTCTGACAAATCCTTTATATCCGTACTTTTTACCACAGCATAAAGCTAGGGAGGATCTTGATTTACTCCAGGAGTATGGTCttgattttaataaatttaatctAGCCAACGGCCCGTCTTCCGCAATGACTACATCGTGTAATCACACAATACAAGAATCTAGCACAACTGCTTCGTTCAATACAACCACTGTTAAGACACAGAATAATTGgacaaaatttgaatga
- the LOC124211569 gene encoding RNA-binding protein 12 encodes MSVIIRLQNLAWSANALDIRQFFRGLSIPEGGVHIVGGELGDAFIAFSTDEDARQAMMSDGGKIKEMKIKLLLSSRTEMQKVIEAARQQTISLQTFMQSTPIAVVPAVPAKPENPPIEKKEKDKDHKDKERDLDPESTKDRSKEKRDRSRSRDRSRSRDRDRDRDRRDRDRGRDRRRRDRSRSRDRDRDRRDRRRRRDRSRSRDRTRSRDRDGKRSSGVDRRNKDSNDEDQANDVVCVGQFPNKDNSKTGVLSGPAAISATVGGKKPSIAENGIWEVPPQAHIQAPILAPGILGAGVAALPNDPSADQRSLSFAAAPILASQQQIIQPNQFGINGLNGVGNMIQSHPQGMGHSMGMAGMGQGISPGPMPSLSPAAVGVIGVTPRGGRDMWSQNEAVHGRMDQGRYPPRGSGGNGGSYGPQESRMYSGNGGGSPNSMQYQPGMRQPNMQGGGAGNPFLSKMQELDSRRNPNAFQTNSYGGYDNGQQHDRQPQQMSGRNNRGYHGSAENVVKPAITGNCVEIRNMPLTAGYGDVRHAFPGIYIRKDGLKLINDNHGNRVGIAYVKFGKGEGKDLALSVPRYVRGSEVEVLPLDEVIFDKAVDSYVPELKEKSRDHGLEQIGGTKENDPRSSTCVVVSDLPAFAKEIDIAKLFHDSKINNLFMMMAKETSTPQLVAYVQFSRVEEAKAAISQPLKIGMKPVTVATVTEEKFVQMKREAEMNATVAQNTEAVTMSDCVIMRGLPFQTIDRDVLDFFSDIGIVPHRIHMMLNQNGKPAGECFCEFDTTQEAIRATAKNGLPLGKNTPTVELVSRTTMMETLGIADSQYLQDNQHYGNAAMQQDQRGRYPASMPPHMGRYGNAGYPPRGPLGMMGGMGGMPRHMGYGGRHPPLEYVEGFGKPGCVLSLENVPFKADIDEIIDFFGDFDVKSENVIRRYNDKGMPTGDARVAFCSPGEAQRALRELRHCKMRDRTIFMKIA; translated from the exons ATGAGTGTAATAATCAGACTACAAAATCTTGCGTGGTCCGCAAACGCGCTGGATATACGCCAGTTTTTCCGAGGCTTAAGCATTCCCGAAGGTGGGGTCCACATCGTCGGCGGTGAATTAGGAGATGCTTTCATAGCTTTCAG TACCGATGAAGATGCGCGTCAGGCGATGATGAGCGACGGTGGTAAGATAAAAGAGATGAAGATAAAGCTGCTGCTGAGCTCCCGCACCGAGATGCAAAAAGTGATCGAGGCCGCTCGCCAGCAGACGATATCGTTGCAGACCTTCATGCAGAGCACGCCGATCGCCGTGGTCCCTGCAGTACCGGCCAAGCCCGAAAACCCGCCGATcgagaagaaggaaaaagacaAGGATCACAAGGACAAGGAGCGAGACCTCGATCCCGAGTCGACGAAGGACCGGAGCAAAGAGAAGCGGGACAGATCCCGATCCCGGGATAGATCGCGGTCGCGTGACAGGGACCGGGACCGGGACAGGCGCGACAGGGACCGAGGCAGGGATCGCCGGCGCAGGGACAGGAGCAGGTCGCGGGATAGAGATCGAGACCGTAGAGACCGGAGAAGGAGGAGGGACAGATCGCGATCGCGGGATCGAACGAGGTCACGTGATCGGGACGGGAAACGATCCTCGGGGGTGGACCGGCGCAACAAGGATTCGAACGACGAGGATCAGGCGAACGACGTCGTATGCGTTGGCCAGTTTCCGAACAAGGATAACAGCAAGACCGGTGTGCTTTCCGGACCCGCAGCGATCTCCGCTACCGTTGGCGGTAAAAAGCCGTCGATAGCCGAAAACGGGATCTGGGAGGTGCCTCCTCAGGCCCACATTCAGGCCCCCATACTGGCCCCCGGTATCCTTGGCGCCGGGGTCGCCGCTCTGCCCAATGATCCCTCCGCCGATCAGCGGTCCTTATCCTTTGCCGCGGCACCGATTCTCGCCTCCCAGCAGCAGATCATCCAGCCGAATCAGTTCGGTATTAACGGGCTGAACGGTGTCGGTAACATGATACAGTCACATCCCCAGGGTATGGGTCACTCCATGGGCATGGCTGGCATGGGCCAAGGAATCTCCCCCGGCCCCATGCCCAGTTTGAGCCCTGCGGCGGTCGGGGTGATCGGGGTTACCCCGAGAGGTGGCAGGGACATGTGGTCCCAGAACGAGGCCGTTCACGGCCGGATGGATCAGGGCAGGTATCCGCCTCGGGGATCGGGTGGTAATGGCGGGTCCTACGGGCCCCAAGAGTCGAGAATGTACAGCGGGAACGGCGGTGGGAGCCCGAATTCGATGCAGTATCAACCGGGTATGAGGCAGCCGAATATGCAGGGTGGCGGTGCAGGTAATCCATTTTTGAGCAAGATGCAGGAACTGGATAGCAGGCGAAACCCGAACGCGTTTCAAACGAACTCTTACGGCGGTTATGATAACGGCCAACAGCACGATAGGCAGCCGCAGCAAATGAGTGGAAGGAACAATCGCGGGTATCACGGATCGGCGGAAAACGTCGTGAAACCAGCGATAACCGGCAACTGTGTTGAGATTCGCAATATGCCTTTGACAGCCGGTTACGGCGACGTCAGGCATGCCTTTCCCGGGATCTATATTAGAAAGGACGGATTGAAGCTGATCAACGACAATCACGGGAATCGCGTCGGCATTGCTTACGTCAAGTTCGGCAAGGGGGAGGGTAAGGATTTGGCTCTCAGCGTTCCGCGGTACGTTAGAGGATCGGAAGTGGAGGTGCTTCCTCTGGACGAGGTGATATTCGACAAGGCCGTTGACTCCTACGTACCCGAGCTCAAGGAGAAGAGCAGGGATCACGGTTTGGAGCAGATTGGTGGTACCAAGGAAAATGACCCCAGGTCGTCGACCTGCGTTGTCGTCTCCGACCTGCCGGcatttgcgaaagaaatcgacaTAGCGAAACTGTTCCACGACTCGAAGATAAACAATTTGTTCATGATGATGGCCAAGGAGACTTCGACCCCACAGCTCGTCGCTTACGTCCAATTTTCACGGGTCGAAGAGGCGAAGGCCGCGATATCGCAACCGTTGAAAATCGGCATGAAACCCGTGACTGTGGCAACCGTTACGGAGGAGAAATTCGTCCAGATGAAACGCGAGGCGGAAATGAACGCGACCGTTGCCCAGAACACCGAGGCCGTCACCATGTCGGATTGCGTGATAATGCGAGGATTGCCATTCCAGACGATAGATCGGGACGTGCTCGATTTCTTCTCAGACATCGGTATCGTGCCGCACAGAATTCACATGATGCTTAATCAGAACGGAAAACCGGCCGGCGAGTGTTTCTGCGAGTTCGACACTACCCAGGAGGCGATCCGAGCGACAGCTAAGAACGGTCTTCCCCTCGGCAAAAATACACCGACCGTGGAACTCGTGTCGAGGACGACGATGATGGAGACCCTGGGTATCGCCGATTCTCAGTACCTCCAGGATAACCAGCATTACGGGAACGCTGCCATGCAACAGGACCAGCGAGGCAGATACCCAGCGTCCATGCCGCCCCACATGGGCAGGTACGGAAATGCCGGTTACCCGCCTCGTGGTCCCCTGGGCATGATGGGGGGCATGGGGGGAATGCCTCGTCACATGGGGTACGGTGGCAGGCATCCGCCACTCGAGTACGTCGAAGGCTTCGGTAAACCCGGGTGCGTATTGTCCCTCGAGAACGTACCCTTTAAGGCCGACATCGACGAGATCATCGACTTCTTTGGTGACTTTGACGTCAAGAGTGAAAACGTCATTCGACGATATAACGACAAGGGGATGCCGACCGGCGACGCTCGCGTCGCTTTTTGTTCACCGGGCGAGGCTCAACGGGCTCTCCGCGAATTGAGGCATTGCAAAATGCGCGATCGTAcgatatttatgaaaattgcaTGA